One Fibrobacter sp. UWB13 DNA window includes the following coding sequences:
- a CDS encoding ABC transporter permease has protein sequence MLKQYPMLRYVLQKAFWYLLTFVCAVALNFALPRLGDNNPVDIIMGQAGKGLSPTEAQKKKAELLVSFGMAELDKNGNVIYEPETDANGNVVMQKVPQLDENGQPVVNVVKVVDEAGNPVMVERQKLDEAGNPVFVEKSPAAEKGKKGKKAKKAKKVKKAKKGKKGAKAAEVAAVEKVPVMETVQAERIDTVMVDQPVMKTDPKLSSAVSQFFSYIGKVFHGDLGLSYQNNEPVTNVIKKSLPWTLAIQAPTILLGWIVGNLLGAFAAYKRGIFDKVFFPCAMFLNGVPFFVFGMLLVAFFSITLGWFPAMGAYSPDIPELTFSWSCFKSVSWYYVLPFFSVFPILLSGQATGMRSMSIYELGTDYMKYAKWLGLREGKIISYVFRNAMLPQLTGLAQSLGAMVGGALITEMIFSYPGLGMAMLNAIQKNDYATIQGCTLMISTCVLVANFAVDVLIAVFDPRVKAGLQMGGK, from the coding sequence ATGCTTAAACAATATCCTATGCTACGTTATGTCCTGCAGAAGGCGTTCTGGTACTTGTTGACCTTCGTCTGCGCAGTGGCACTCAACTTCGCGTTGCCGCGTCTCGGCGACAACAACCCGGTTGACATCATCATGGGTCAAGCCGGTAAGGGCCTTTCTCCGACTGAAGCTCAGAAGAAAAAGGCAGAACTCCTCGTCTCTTTCGGCATGGCTGAATTGGACAAAAACGGTAACGTTATCTATGAACCGGAAACTGACGCCAACGGCAATGTCGTGATGCAGAAGGTTCCGCAGCTTGACGAAAATGGCCAGCCGGTCGTGAACGTCGTGAAGGTTGTTGACGAAGCCGGCAATCCGGTGATGGTCGAACGCCAGAAGCTCGACGAAGCTGGCAATCCGGTCTTTGTTGAAAAGTCTCCTGCTGCCGAAAAAGGCAAGAAGGGCAAGAAGGCTAAGAAAGCAAAGAAGGTGAAGAAGGCTAAGAAGGGCAAGAAGGGTGCCAAGGCTGCTGAAGTTGCAGCTGTCGAAAAGGTTCCTGTCATGGAAACCGTCCAGGCCGAACGCATCGATACCGTCATGGTCGATCAGCCGGTCATGAAGACGGATCCGAAGCTCTCTTCCGCTGTTTCTCAGTTCTTTAGCTATATCGGCAAGGTGTTCCACGGTGACCTCGGTCTCTCTTACCAGAACAACGAACCGGTGACGAACGTTATCAAGAAGTCCCTCCCGTGGACGCTCGCTATCCAGGCTCCGACGATTCTTCTCGGCTGGATTGTGGGTAACCTTCTCGGTGCTTTCGCTGCTTACAAGCGCGGCATTTTCGACAAGGTATTCTTCCCGTGCGCCATGTTCCTCAACGGTGTGCCGTTCTTCGTGTTCGGTATGCTCTTGGTCGCATTCTTCTCCATCACGCTCGGCTGGTTCCCGGCTATGGGCGCTTACAGCCCGGACATTCCGGAACTCACATTCAGCTGGTCTTGCTTCAAGAGCGTCAGCTGGTACTACGTGCTCCCGTTCTTCTCTGTGTTCCCGATTCTTCTCTCTGGTCAGGCAACGGGTATGCGTTCCATGTCCATTTACGAACTCGGTACAGACTACATGAAGTATGCTAAGTGGCTTGGTCTCCGCGAAGGCAAGATTATTAGCTATGTGTTCCGCAACGCTATGCTCCCGCAGCTCACTGGTCTTGCCCAGAGCCTCGGTGCCATGGTGGGTGGCGCTCTCATTACCGAAATGATCTTCTCTTATCCGGGTCTCGGTATGGCAATGCTCAATGCCATTCAGAAGAACGACTACGCAACGATCCAGGGTTGCACCTTGATGATTTCTACTTGCGTTCTCG
- a CDS encoding ABC transporter substrate-binding protein, whose product MIGLKSIARTALVLSATGALFGCGSSSQDELASGSLPRQETLYLSGQQNDAPGTFNPLAESWMTTWPVSGRFNLMYEPLLTYNSLTGEIESLLGSLVSKNNDSIVVDLNPAAKWSDGEKVTSRDVKFIYTMGSINTSEQISAIHVDTVKSEPAGAVERVAFLINKKQRNNPLSVMDLLQAIRIVPAHVFEPLIEKLGSKDEVKKLPMDQNPVVSGPYALRSADPNKIILERRDDYWGNAALHNGQLPAPKYIVHPIYKNNEHNTIAMRSGNLDASQSYIPRINRKAGAGVHTWLNEPPYFLPGAMPMLIINTMKEPLNDKRFRRALATAIDYMALRKFAVSDYTDQIKPGLIMPTNLEGKYISDEDLAKYGVKLTITDEKERVETVKQMLSEAGYKSVWNDDGTLDHMENAKGEKIPTMYITSPNGWTDWEAMVTIAVEGMRKAGIDIREGFVDGGSYWPAMGLGNFDLIMHKPVADVTPSLPWSRFNEIMASRDWQPLGAWAGVNIGRYNQPGTEGFRPEVDKLLNAIPLMKNADSIATAYRELNKIFMEDQPSIPLVYLPEQFYEFSDRVWTNWPTEKNPYAPAQLPWVASGTKTLWNLKLAK is encoded by the coding sequence ATGATTGGATTGAAATCGATTGCTAGAACGGCCTTGGTGCTTTCGGCAACTGGCGCACTTTTTGGGTGCGGTAGCTCATCGCAAGACGAGCTTGCCAGCGGTTCCTTGCCGCGTCAGGAAACGCTCTATTTGTCTGGGCAGCAGAATGATGCTCCTGGTACGTTCAACCCCCTTGCAGAAAGCTGGATGACAACCTGGCCTGTGAGTGGTCGTTTCAACTTGATGTACGAACCGCTTCTCACCTACAACTCTTTGACGGGTGAAATCGAATCCCTCCTTGGCTCGCTCGTGAGCAAGAACAACGACTCTATCGTCGTTGACTTGAACCCGGCTGCAAAGTGGAGCGATGGTGAAAAGGTTACTTCCCGTGACGTGAAGTTCATCTACACGATGGGTTCCATCAACACTAGCGAACAGATTTCCGCAATCCACGTTGATACCGTTAAATCCGAACCGGCAGGTGCGGTGGAACGCGTTGCTTTCCTTATCAACAAGAAGCAGCGTAACAACCCGCTTTCTGTGATGGACTTGTTGCAGGCCATCCGTATCGTTCCGGCTCACGTGTTTGAACCGCTCATCGAAAAGCTCGGCTCCAAGGACGAAGTCAAGAAGCTCCCGATGGACCAGAACCCGGTCGTTTCCGGTCCGTACGCTCTCCGCAGCGCCGACCCGAACAAGATTATTCTTGAACGCCGCGACGACTACTGGGGCAATGCCGCTCTCCACAACGGTCAGCTCCCTGCTCCGAAGTATATCGTTCATCCGATTTACAAGAACAACGAACACAACACCATCGCTATGCGTAGCGGCAACCTCGACGCATCCCAGAGCTACATCCCGCGTATCAACCGCAAGGCTGGTGCCGGCGTGCACACCTGGTTGAATGAACCGCCTTACTTCTTGCCGGGTGCAATGCCGATGCTCATCATCAACACGATGAAGGAACCGCTTAACGACAAGCGCTTCCGCCGTGCTCTTGCAACCGCTATTGACTACATGGCTCTCCGCAAGTTTGCTGTGTCCGACTACACGGACCAGATCAAGCCGGGCCTCATCATGCCGACCAACCTCGAAGGCAAGTACATCAGCGACGAAGACCTCGCTAAGTATGGTGTCAAGCTCACCATCACGGACGAAAAGGAACGCGTCGAAACGGTGAAGCAGATGCTTTCTGAAGCTGGCTACAAGTCTGTCTGGAATGACGACGGCACGCTCGACCACATGGAAAACGCCAAGGGCGAAAAGATCCCGACGATGTACATCACGAGCCCGAACGGCTGGACCGACTGGGAAGCTATGGTGACCATCGCTGTTGAAGGTATGCGCAAGGCTGGTATCGATATTCGTGAAGGCTTCGTGGATGGCGGTTCTTACTGGCCGGCCATGGGTCTCGGTAACTTCGACCTCATCATGCACAAGCCTGTTGCTGACGTGACTCCGTCTCTCCCGTGGAGCCGCTTCAACGAAATCATGGCAAGCCGCGACTGGCAGCCGCTTGGCGCCTGGGCTGGCGTGAACATTGGTCGTTACAACCAGCCGGGTACCGAAGGTTTCCGTCCGGAAGTCGACAAGCTCCTCAACGCTATCCCGCTCATGAAGAATGCTGATTCTATCGCAACCGCTTACCGCGAACTCAACAAGATCTTCATGGAAGACCAGCCGTCTATTCCGCTGGTTTACCTGCCGGAACAGTTCTACGAATTCAGCGACCGCGTCTGGACGAACTGGCCGACCGAAAAGAACCCGTACGCTCCTGCTCAGCTTCCGTGGGTAGCTTCGGGTACCAAGACCCTTTGGAATTTGAAGCTTGCTAAATAA
- the uvrC gene encoding excinuclease ABC subunit UvrC codes for MIPVSEHIERRLAELPLLPGVYIMKNAQGKIIYIGKAKVLKNRVSSYFDGSDHAGHRAATLMLPYIRDIEWIITESETEALILEANLIRKHTPKYNVLLKDDKHFPYLAFSVNEPFPRLFLSRSVKKDGCLYYGPYMSSRMIRQLQDIAARLFQIRECKLKLPLNRPVRPCLNYHIGRCGAPCAGLVTREEYQKKVAQTQMLLGGKRDDLIALWEREMLEASERMDFETAAKKRDAIQALKATSAHQKTDVSDASLCVDVLSLKRNGTMAAAVIFEYRNGVLCGRRHYRLECKLEDDETEIFRQMVVQWYMDVEFIPGEIATDVPLPTDMAERESIEQALASKTTHKVVLTNPQRGEKLGFLKLASANADMILVEMRAEVQKYSEIDSSVFELQKVLGLKKTPFRIECVDISHLSGTNTVASLVAFKNGRPDKSNYRKFIIKTVTGVDDFASMCEVMTRRIRRLEEEGIPMPDLWVCDGGKGQVDATMQILKELGHDKDLPLIGLAKRLEEIVFPDDRKSIVLHRTSPALKLLQNARDEAHRFAITYQRCKRKKDLEVEWLKMPGVGHETRIKILSKYKSAEAFMDAPLEDIIDLLGKVRGTKLREQVAEYCAGPTEES; via the coding sequence ATGATTCCTGTAAGTGAACACATTGAGCGACGACTGGCGGAACTCCCTCTGCTACCTGGGGTGTACATCATGAAGAATGCCCAGGGGAAGATCATATATATAGGGAAGGCGAAGGTCCTGAAAAACCGCGTGTCTAGCTACTTTGACGGCAGCGACCATGCCGGTCACCGCGCGGCCACCTTGATGCTCCCGTATATCCGCGACATCGAGTGGATCATCACGGAAAGCGAAACAGAAGCGCTTATTTTGGAAGCAAATCTCATCCGAAAGCATACGCCTAAGTACAACGTATTGCTCAAGGACGACAAGCATTTTCCGTATTTGGCGTTCTCTGTGAACGAGCCGTTCCCGAGGCTGTTTTTGAGCCGTTCGGTCAAGAAGGATGGCTGCCTGTATTATGGTCCTTATATGAGTTCGCGCATGATCCGCCAGCTGCAAGATATTGCGGCGAGGCTGTTCCAGATTCGTGAATGCAAACTGAAGTTGCCACTCAATCGGCCGGTGCGTCCTTGCCTTAATTATCACATCGGGCGTTGTGGTGCTCCGTGTGCAGGGCTCGTGACGCGTGAAGAATACCAAAAGAAAGTTGCACAGACGCAGATGCTTTTGGGTGGCAAACGCGATGACTTGATTGCACTTTGGGAACGCGAAATGCTCGAGGCGAGCGAACGAATGGATTTCGAGACGGCGGCGAAAAAGCGTGATGCGATTCAGGCGCTCAAGGCGACGAGTGCGCACCAGAAAACAGATGTGTCCGATGCGAGCCTCTGTGTGGATGTGCTTTCGCTCAAGCGGAATGGCACGATGGCTGCCGCCGTGATTTTCGAGTACCGCAACGGCGTGCTTTGTGGGCGCCGCCACTACCGTTTGGAATGCAAGCTTGAAGATGACGAAACGGAAATTTTCCGCCAGATGGTGGTGCAATGGTACATGGACGTAGAATTTATTCCGGGCGAAATTGCAACGGATGTGCCCCTCCCGACGGACATGGCGGAGCGAGAATCTATTGAACAGGCGCTTGCGTCCAAGACGACGCACAAGGTCGTGCTCACGAATCCGCAGCGCGGCGAGAAGCTCGGGTTCCTGAAACTCGCCTCGGCGAATGCCGACATGATTCTCGTGGAAATGCGCGCCGAAGTGCAGAAGTACAGCGAAATCGACAGCAGCGTTTTTGAATTGCAAAAAGTTCTTGGCTTAAAGAAGACGCCGTTCCGCATTGAGTGCGTGGATATTTCCCATTTGTCCGGTACGAACACGGTCGCAAGCCTTGTGGCGTTCAAGAACGGGCGCCCTGACAAGAGCAATTACCGCAAGTTTATCATCAAGACTGTAACGGGTGTCGATGACTTTGCGAGCATGTGTGAAGTGATGACCCGACGCATCCGCCGTCTGGAAGAAGAAGGGATTCCGATGCCCGATTTGTGGGTGTGCGATGGCGGTAAAGGCCAGGTCGATGCCACGATGCAGATTTTAAAGGAGCTCGGTCACGATAAGGACTTGCCGCTGATTGGGCTTGCAAAGCGCCTCGAAGAAATCGTGTTCCCCGATGACCGTAAAAGCATTGTGCTGCACCGTACAAGCCCCGCGCTAAAGCTTTTGCAGAACGCCCGCGACGAGGCGCACCGATTCGCCATCACGTATCAGCGCTGCAAACGCAAAAAAGATCTCGAAGTCGAATGGCTCAAAATGCCGGGCGTCGGTCACGAAACCCGCATCAAGATTTTGAGCAAGTACAAGAGCGCTGAAGCGTTTATGGATGCCCCGCTCGAAGACATCATCGATTTGCTTGGAAAAGTCCGTGGCACAAAACTCCGCGAGCAAGTCGCTGAATATTGCGCTGGCCCCACTGAAGAATCGTAG
- a CDS encoding glycosyl transferase family 2: MNFENMNLLSQKVESVLGTVRALREENAKLKQLLEGKDAQAEDQKNLLDSANAKIADYEAALNARANQAAAQDEAINEKNCIIDNLNAQINEKNGIIDALNGQVAEKNGIIDALNGQVAEKDNAINSLNGQVNEKNGIIDSLNGQINEKNGIIDALNGQVAEKNGIIDALNGQVAEKNGIIDALNGQVAEKNGIIDSLNGQMDEKNNIIDCLNGQIAEKNDIIDNLNNQVQNQGNEISEAQSKFQQLLSTIESELGTEININEPAAEQAPEQQAENKPQEENPDLFASNGGSQPGFFG; this comes from the coding sequence ATGAATTTCGAAAACATGAACTTGTTGTCGCAGAAGGTTGAAAGCGTCCTCGGAACAGTACGCGCCCTGCGTGAAGAAAACGCCAAACTCAAACAGCTTCTCGAAGGCAAAGACGCCCAGGCAGAAGACCAGAAAAACTTGTTGGACTCTGCTAACGCAAAGATCGCCGACTACGAAGCCGCCCTCAATGCAAGAGCCAACCAGGCTGCCGCACAGGACGAAGCCATCAACGAAAAGAATTGCATTATCGACAACTTGAACGCTCAAATCAATGAAAAGAATGGTATCATTGACGCCCTTAACGGTCAGGTCGCCGAAAAGAACGGAATCATCGACGCTCTCAACGGTCAGGTCGCTGAAAAGGACAACGCCATCAATTCCTTGAACGGACAAGTTAACGAAAAGAATGGCATTATCGACAGCCTCAACGGACAGATCAACGAAAAGAACGGTATCATTGACGCTCTCAACGGTCAGGTCGCCGAAAAGAACGGAATCATCGACGCTCTCAACGGTCAGGTCGCCGAAAAGAATGGCATCATCGATGCCCTCAACGGTCAAGTCGCCGAAAAGAACGGAATCATTGATTCCCTCAACGGCCAGATGGACGAAAAGAACAACATCATTGATTGCCTCAACGGTCAGATCGCTGAAAAAAACGACATCATTGACAACCTTAACAACCAGGTCCAGAACCAGGGCAACGAAATTTCCGAAGCCCAGAGCAAGTTCCAACAGCTCCTTTCTACGATCGAAAGCGAACTCGGCACCGAAATCAATATCAACGAGCCGGCTGCAGAACAAGCACCAGAACAGCAGGCTGAAAATAAACCTCAAGAAGAAAACCCTGACCTGTTCGCGAGCAATGGAGGCTCGCAACCCGGTTTTTTCGGCTAA
- a CDS encoding serine hydrolase, whose protein sequence is MEISEKLSELLEKAESEDIFDKAVVGYLLPDGSSHTVTLNTPEDTVFDIASLTKVCPTSTLALSYILEGKLSIDAKVIDFIPELKTNYRDEIYVSHLLTHSLDYRVPMKTLRTLSPEGILNALYTYQFAAAPGTIFNYGNPASVLLGILLQRLTGKNLQEQGNERFFTPLGMTRSGYNPLTRVPKSEIAATELCEFRHREIQGEVHDESAWVLQKLFPVGSAGMFSCVPDLLKFVKMILMDGKFEDKQIAPAGILDIVSHNALADNVGAETALGWELNASKFMGTKVSPQAFGKTGFTGASIVADPDKGGAIILLSNFTYPHREPNADRIHAFRATLADAFFGAISE, encoded by the coding sequence ATGGAGATCTCCGAAAAACTATCCGAACTTTTAGAGAAAGCAGAATCCGAAGATATTTTTGACAAGGCCGTCGTTGGTTATTTGCTCCCAGACGGCTCAAGCCACACCGTTACGCTCAACACCCCCGAAGATACAGTTTTCGACATAGCGTCGCTCACGAAAGTCTGCCCCACCTCGACGCTTGCGCTCTCGTACATTCTCGAAGGCAAGCTCTCCATTGATGCCAAAGTCATCGACTTTATTCCGGAACTCAAGACAAACTACCGTGACGAGATTTACGTTTCGCACCTGCTCACGCACAGTCTCGATTACCGAGTGCCGATGAAGACATTGCGAACGCTCTCGCCCGAAGGGATCCTCAACGCCCTTTACACGTACCAGTTCGCCGCCGCTCCGGGTACCATCTTTAATTACGGGAACCCCGCAAGCGTGCTGCTTGGTATTTTGTTGCAGAGACTTACCGGCAAGAACTTGCAGGAACAAGGTAACGAACGATTCTTTACGCCGCTCGGCATGACGCGCTCGGGCTACAACCCGCTCACGCGAGTCCCGAAATCAGAAATTGCGGCGACCGAGCTTTGCGAGTTCCGCCATCGCGAAATCCAGGGTGAAGTCCACGACGAAAGCGCCTGGGTTCTGCAAAAGCTTTTCCCCGTCGGAAGCGCCGGCATGTTCAGCTGCGTACCCGACCTTCTAAAGTTCGTGAAAATGATTTTGATGGACGGCAAGTTCGAAGACAAGCAAATTGCCCCTGCCGGAATCCTCGACATCGTGAGCCACAACGCCCTCGCCGATAACGTCGGAGCAGAGACCGCCCTCGGCTGGGAACTGAACGCAAGCAAGTTCATGGGTACAAAGGTCTCGCCGCAGGCATTCGGCAAGACGGGATTCACGGGTGCAAGCATCGTTGCCGACCCAGACAAGGGAGGCGCCATCATTCTCCTCAGCAACTTCACCTACCCGCATCGCGAACCGAACGCCGACAGGATTCACGCATTCCGCGCCACGCTTGCGGACGCGTTCTTCGGCGCTATTTCGGAATAA
- a CDS encoding TraR/DksA C4-type zinc finger protein, which produces MAEKKPVKMSDADLKFFEEMLLEKRRELVTAQSDSEKANVFLDQKNQSGDGGDSEGADSATDINSLETNLSLAAREGKYLVYLEEALKRIKNGTFGVCKICGQLIPKARLMAVPTATKCVNCKEETKKKEILDNRMEMAKMFAEAQRKEMLRKAAGR; this is translated from the coding sequence ATGGCTGAGAAGAAACCCGTAAAGATGAGCGATGCTGATCTTAAGTTCTTTGAAGAAATGCTTTTGGAAAAGAGACGCGAGCTTGTGACCGCCCAGAGCGATTCCGAAAAGGCTAACGTGTTCTTGGACCAGAAGAATCAGTCCGGTGACGGTGGCGATTCCGAAGGTGCAGATTCTGCAACGGATATCAACTCGCTCGAAACCAACCTTTCATTGGCAGCCCGCGAAGGCAAGTACCTTGTTTATTTGGAAGAAGCTCTTAAGCGCATCAAGAATGGAACTTTTGGCGTTTGCAAAATCTGCGGACAGCTGATTCCGAAGGCGAGACTCATGGCTGTGCCGACGGCTACCAAGTGCGTGAACTGCAAGGAAGAAACCAAGAAAAAGGAAATCCTTGACAACCGCATGGAAATGGCTAAGATGTTCGCTGAAGCCCAGCGCAAGGAAATGCTCCGCAAGGCCGCTGGCCGCTAA
- a CDS encoding carboxypeptidase-like regulatory domain-containing protein, with protein sequence MLGLRITFLFVVLLLAACGDDPASVNEGAGKNTGAEAKPETKPETKSNPSIFEVCSDDTTSVKYYQEPDPGTPPTETAVHLAGYVTDTAGIRVPHAHLYLAEVDSVTHHTYAVDSAETDCDGHYSFGFVDSGKKDRTFRVLAKVYSISGTPDSMLGYMEKFNWWREKSSLTFNIQVGAPASMRLYTNYVTRTDDLDSICFHGTFICGRLTKEDWERGYTVITGLPMGKIGDHYAWHGDEHTDASTTIELEPGDTLYVSDYAAGYPIDSVEVSLPKAATQILESAGLEASLEKLFVPMIRFTNPGSYDPHSLIDEMGNYVMFESAENESVENRNWFTFPVMKKDPVVAHWLLWGWITDADQSRNGSIKHLLATVEPEKVFDDTLFNFHHDVFEMCAVYKSHQEDLSGVTALGNGCKVIDEYNWQENGFAVSFWAQADGSAKDGTVLSIGNDTLGIKMARCESDSKSICFNSSEGKSTDKNYGKAEFFDGKRHHVSFAIYERHVIVMVDGEVAYEADMDFDELFEGKISGIRVGAYALNDFVIFRPGTYVHKTDDKDWSRFRAWLTAFYELQK encoded by the coding sequence ATGCTTGGATTGAGGATTACTTTTCTGTTTGTCGTATTGCTCTTGGCTGCTTGTGGAGACGATCCTGCGTCAGTGAATGAAGGTGCTGGTAAAAATACAGGAGCTGAAGCTAAACCTGAAACTAAGCCTGAAACCAAGTCTAATCCTTCGATTTTTGAAGTGTGCAGCGATGACACGACTTCTGTGAAATATTATCAGGAACCAGATCCTGGAACTCCACCAACAGAAACGGCAGTACATCTTGCCGGTTATGTGACTGATACGGCTGGCATTCGCGTTCCGCATGCACATCTCTATCTTGCCGAAGTCGATTCTGTTACCCACCACACTTACGCTGTGGATTCCGCAGAAACGGATTGTGATGGTCACTATTCATTTGGCTTTGTCGATAGTGGCAAAAAGGACAGGACATTTAGAGTCTTGGCAAAGGTCTATTCGATTTCAGGAACGCCGGATTCCATGCTTGGGTATATGGAAAAATTTAATTGGTGGCGAGAGAAATCCTCTTTGACGTTCAATATACAAGTTGGCGCTCCGGCTTCAATGCGGCTTTACACAAACTATGTGACTCGCACTGATGATTTGGATTCAATCTGTTTCCATGGAACATTTATTTGTGGGCGGTTGACCAAGGAAGACTGGGAACGTGGCTATACGGTGATTACGGGACTCCCGATGGGCAAAATCGGGGACCATTACGCATGGCATGGGGATGAACACACAGATGCGTCTACGACAATTGAACTTGAACCAGGCGACACTCTCTATGTCAGTGATTACGCTGCTGGGTATCCTATAGATTCCGTTGAGGTTTCTTTGCCTAAAGCGGCGACGCAAATTCTTGAATCTGCGGGCTTGGAAGCTTCGCTTGAAAAATTGTTTGTTCCGATGATCCGTTTTACAAATCCCGGGTCTTACGATCCCCATTCCTTGATTGATGAAATGGGAAACTACGTTATGTTTGAAAGTGCCGAAAATGAATCGGTCGAAAACCGTAATTGGTTTACGTTCCCTGTAATGAAAAAGGATCCTGTTGTGGCGCACTGGTTGCTCTGGGGCTGGATAACGGATGCTGACCAGTCTAGGAATGGAAGTATAAAGCATTTGTTGGCAACTGTTGAACCGGAAAAGGTGTTCGATGACACGCTTTTCAACTTTCACCACGATGTTTTTGAAATGTGTGCTGTTTATAAAAGCCATCAAGAAGATTTGTCAGGAGTGACGGCTTTGGGGAATGGTTGTAAAGTTATTGATGAATACAATTGGCAAGAAAATGGCTTTGCGGTGAGTTTTTGGGCACAGGCTGATGGGTCGGCGAAGGACGGAACAGTGCTTTCTATCGGTAATGATACTCTTGGGATAAAAATGGCTCGGTGCGAAAGCGATTCAAAGTCGATATGCTTCAATTCTAGTGAAGGAAAATCGACGGACAAAAATTATGGAAAAGCGGAATTTTTTGATGGAAAACGCCATCATGTCTCGTTTGCCATTTATGAAAGACATGTCATTGTAATGGTAGATGGCGAAGTCGCTTATGAAGCGGATATGGATTTTGATGAATTATTTGAGGGTAAAATTTCTGGAATTCGCGTTGGTGCGTATGCGCTGAACGATTTTGTGATATTCCGACCGGGCACTTATGTCCACAAGACGGATGACAAGGATTGGAGTCGTTTTAGGGCATGGCTCACGGCGTTCTATGAATTGCAAAAGTAA
- a CDS encoding MlaD family protein: MNSLLFKIKKNFVASLIFLVIVVSCGLAAYYFHPSSPYHKRYTFVVKYETIGTLSPGNLVRVRGIAMGEIVDVKLTDEAVYVSARVLADAKIPVNSEFRLVTAGLMGEREMSIITGNSSKLVADGDTVSGLYDEGTSGISKNLTAVFKDIGDIKQMVTEFADSLTEGETGKRMERVGKKAKKLIRVTNADIRKWKSMVDELLDAYHEAGEKLERSLQELSDRGGETATKANEAMDRVRALLDRVDASKNEALAIVTKFDESEGSARMFLDKSSKFHKDFDLLQKDFDALLSGVKKDGLKLNVDIF; this comes from the coding sequence ATGAATAGTTTGCTGTTTAAAATCAAGAAAAATTTTGTAGCAAGTCTTATTTTTCTCGTTATCGTGGTCTCGTGTGGGCTGGCGGCTTATTATTTCCATCCGTCTAGCCCGTACCACAAGCGTTATACGTTTGTCGTAAAATACGAAACGATCGGTACGCTTTCTCCTGGAAACCTTGTGCGCGTCCGTGGCATTGCGATGGGCGAGATTGTCGATGTAAAGCTTACGGACGAAGCCGTTTATGTTTCTGCTCGCGTGCTTGCCGATGCGAAAATTCCTGTGAACTCTGAATTCCGTCTCGTGACTGCAGGCCTCATGGGCGAGCGCGAAATGAGCATCATCACCGGTAACTCTAGCAAGCTTGTGGCCGATGGCGATACTGTCAGCGGTCTTTACGACGAGGGTACTTCCGGGATTTCGAAAAACTTGACCGCCGTGTTCAAGGATATTGGCGATATCAAGCAGATGGTTACTGAATTTGCAGATTCGTTGACTGAAGGTGAAACCGGTAAGCGTATGGAGCGTGTCGGCAAGAAAGCCAAGAAACTCATCCGTGTGACGAATGCCGATATCCGCAAGTGGAAATCCATGGTGGATGAACTGCTCGACGCTTATCACGAAGCGGGCGAAAAGCTTGAACGCTCGTTGCAGGAACTTTCGGACCGCGGTGGCGAAACCGCGACAAAGGCAAACGAAGCTATGGACCGCGTGCGTGCACTGTTGGACCGTGTTGATGCTTCAAAGAACGAGGCGCTTGCCATTGTCACCAAGTTTGACGAAAGTGAAGGCTCGGCAAGAATGTTCCTCGATAAGTCTTCTAAGTTCCACAAAGACTTCGATTTGCTGCAAAAAGACTTCGATGCGTTGCTCAGTGGCGTCAAAAAAGACGGCCTCAAGCTCAACGTAGATATCTTTTAG